The following is a genomic window from Desulfofarcimen acetoxidans DSM 771.
GCTGTGGGAATTCCGGATGAGGCTATTAATAACCTTAAGCCTATGGTGGAAATGAAAGATGTGATAACATCGAAAACGGGAGAAGGGGTTTTTTATAATCTTAATCCCAAGGTTGATGATGTAATAGACGACTACAGCATTAAACACAATAATATAAGATTTTTGAGAATGGGAGGAATAAAGAAAGGCGGTTCTTCCTGTTATTGTAGAGAAAATACCTTTTTGTATGCTATTGTTACCTCACTTCTTCTGGATCATAACGATGTTGTAATCTTAGATATGAGTGCTGGAATTGAACATCTTTCCCGTGGTACTGCCAAAGGTGTGGACATGATGCTGGTGGTGGTAGAGCCCAGCAGAAACAGTGTCAACACAGCCAAATCTGTGCAGAAGATGGCTTCTGATTTGGGAATTAAGAGGGTTATGATTATCGGTAATAAGATTAGAACAGAAAAAGACAAGGAGTTTATTGCCGGTAGTTTTACAAATAATGAAATACTTGGATTTATTGAGTTTGACGAAAATGTTTGGGACAATGCCATGCAAGAGCAAGTTAGTGTTTCATCCCAAAAGCTGCTTTCTGATATGGAAAAAATTCAACAAAAAATAATTAAAGAAGTAGCTGGGTAAGGATTGTCCTTAAACTTTTAAATTTTAGTGTGGATTATCAATAAGTTTTTGCCCAGAACCTTATTATCATCCATCACTAGCAGCATGTATTGTTTACTTAACTCTATATTTAAGGAGGTTAAAGCTAATGCCAAGGTTTAAAGACACCAGTCTTACTTGTCGGCCGTCAGACAAAGCGCCGAGGGTTGTTGACCCCAAGAATTTTAGGCGGTCCGTTGATCCGGCAGTTTTGGAAATGTTTGATGTAGCTAAAGAAAAAGGCGTCATTACTGCTTTTGACCGGGTTGTAGCCCAGCAGCCCCAATGCCAATTTGGTTACAAAGGTATTTGCTGCCGCATTTGTATGATGGGTCCCTGCCGTATTAAATCAGATGAGGGTCCCGGAAGCAGAGGTATTTGCGGTGCCAGTTCCTGGACAATTGTTGCTCGTAGTGTAGGTGTTATGATCTTAACCGGTTGTGCATCTCATGGACAACATGGTAATCATATTTCTCATACTGTGCATATGGTAGCCGAAGGCCATGCCCCGGATTATAGCATTAAAGATTCTGCTAAATTACGTAGACTCTGCGAAAGATATGGTATCGCTCTTGAAAGTAAAGACGATATGCAACTGGCCAAAGAGCTTTCTGAACTGGCTCTGGAAGAGTTCAGTAGGCTTAAAGGTGAAGGCGACAGTCTCTGGTTAACTAAAAACTTAACTGCAGCACGTATTAATAAATATAAAACCCACAATGTTATGCCTCATGGTGTTCATGCATGTATTTCTGATTTGGTAACTCAGGCTCACGTAGGTATGGACAATGATCCTATTAACCTGGTATTCAGCGCGGTTCGTGTTGGATTAGCCGACCTGCAAGGCAAATGGGTTTGCACAGATATGTCCGATATTCTTTTCGGAACTCCTAAACCGGTGCTAAGTGAAGCCAATATGGGTGTGCTTAACAAAAATAAAGTTAATATTATTCTCCATGGCCACAACCCGTTACTGAGTGAAATGATTGTTGCTGCAGCACGTGAGATGGAAGGTGAAGCTAAGGCTGCCGGTGCTGAAGGTATTCAGCTTTCAGGTATTTGTTGTACAGGTAACGAGGTTCTGATGCGTCAGGGAGTTCCTATTTGTACTTCCTTCTCATCTCAAGAATTAGCTATTTGCACCGGTGCTGTTGATGCTATGATAGTAGACGTACAGTGCATTATGCCTGGTTTAGCTCCAGTAGCTGAATGTTTCCATACAAAATTAATCACAACAACTGATCTTGTTAAGATTCCTGGTACTGCTCATATTGAACTAAGAGAAGAATCGGCTATGGAAGATGCCAAAGTAATTATTGCAATGGCAATCGAAGCTTTTAACGAGCGTGCCGATCGTCCGGTTAATATTCCTCAGTTTAAGCAAAAAGTTGTTGCTGGTTGGAGTTTGGAAGCTATATTAGATGTATTTGCCAGTGTTAATCCGGAAAATCCAATTCGTGTTTTAAATGATGCTATTCTGAGTGGTGAAATTAAAGGTGTAGCCGCTGTAATTGGTTGCAGTAACTTAAAAACCATGCAAGATGAGGCACATATTGAAATAGTCAAGCAAATGCTTAAAAATGACGTATTTGTAGTCTCAGGTGGATGTAACGCTCAAGCTTGTGCGAAGTTTGGATTAATGGATCCGGCTTGCATTGATGAATATTGTGGAGATGGCTTAAAGAGCTTCTTCAAGCGTATAACTGAGAAGGCTAATTTGCAGTATGGTATGCCTCCGGTACTGCATATGGGTTCTTGTGTGGATTATTCACGTATGGCTGAAATGGTATGTAGGATGGCTGATGATCTTGGTGTCGATGTGCCGAAGGTTCCGTTTATTGGTTCTGCGCCGGAAGCCATGAGTGGTAAGGCTACCAGTATCGGTACCTGGTGTGTGGCACTTGGCTTACCGACTCAAGTTGGTACAATGCCGCCGGTTGAAGGTTGTGACTTAATTTACAGCGTTCTCACCCAGGTTGCCGGTGATGTATTCGGTGGATACTTCATCCTGGAAACGGATATTGAAGCTTCTTGGAAGAAGATGCTTGCTGCATTAGAATACAGAACCTGGAAACTTCGTTTGCACAAGAGTGTTGCAGAAGACCTTGAAACAGAGCTTTGTCAGCTTTATTAAATATATATCTCTAAATTGAAAGGAGGATTCAGAATGTCTGAAGCGATCAATTTTGATCAAATCTTTGAAGGCGCTATAGAGCCGGGAAAGGAACCTAAAAAGCTTTTCAAAGAGGCTTATGAAGGTACAATTACTGCACTTAGTTATGCTGAGATTCTTTTGAATCAGGCTATTCGGACATATGGGAAGGATAAGCAGATAGGCTATCCCGATACTGCCTACTATCTCCCGGTAATTCGCTGCTTAAGCGGTGAGGAAATTAAAACTCTGGGTGACTGTGTCCCCGTATTAAACAGAATGCGGGCCAAAATTAAAGAGGCCAAAACCTTTGAAAATGCCCGTTTCTGGGGTGAGGCTACTTGGTATGCGGCTGATATCATTGAAGCAGTTCGTTATATCCAAAATACACCGGAAAGCCCCTTGCACGTTAAGCCTTGGACTGGCTTTGTCGGTGACCCGGTAGTTCGTTCCTACGGTACCAAGATGGTTGACTGGACCATTCCCGGTGAAGCAGTTATACTGGGTCGTGCTAAAGACAGTGCCTCAGCTAAAAAAATCGTTACAAGTTTAATGGCTAAAGGCCTGATGCTCTTCCTCAGCGATGAAATCATCGAACAGTGTATGGAAGAAAATGTAAAGTTGGGTATTGACTATATTGCCTACCCTCTGGGCAACTTCACCCAGGTTGTACATGCTGCTAACTATGCTCTGCGTGCAGGTATGATGTTCGGCGGCATTAAGCCGGGCGATTATGAAGCTCAAAAAGATTACCAGCGCCGCCGTGTTTTGGCCTTTATTCTATATCTCGGTGAGCATGACATGGTTAAAACGGCAGCCGCTATGGGTGCCATCAACGTTGGTTTCCCGGTTATTACCGACCAGGTATTGCCGGAAGACAAGCAAATTCCTGAATGGTTTATTTCAGAACCAGATTATGATAAAATTGTTCAAGTTGCACTGGAAGTTCGCGGCGTCAAAATTACAGCTATTGATATTGATGTGCCGATTATGGTTGGTCCCGCCTTTGAAGGTGAGAGCCTGCGTAAGAAAGATATGTTCGTTGAATTCGGCGGACAGAGAACACCTGGCTTTGAACTGGTGCGTATGGCCGGAGATGACATCGAAGACGGAACTATTGAACTAATCGGTCCTGATATTGACGGGCTGGAGCCGGGAACTCAACTGCCTATAGGTATTGTAGTTGATGTATACGGCCGTAAAATGCAGGAAGACTTCGAGCCTGTTCTGGAACGCCGGGTACACTACTTTACCAACTACGGTGAAGGACTCTGGCACGTGGCCCAGCGTGATTTGATGTGGGTCAGGATCAGTAAAGATGCTTATGCTAAAGGTTTCCGCATGAGACATATCGGAGATATCCTTTATGCCAAGTTTAAGTCCGAGTTCTCCGCTATTGTAGACAGGATTAAGATAACCCTTATCACCGATGAAGCAAAAGTTTTGGAAATGCGTGATGTAGCCCGCGGTTACTATGCTAAGCGTGACGCACGTCTTAAAGAATTAACTGACGAAGGCGTTGACACCTTCTACTCCTGCCTGCTCTGCCAGACCTTTGCTCCGACCCACGTTTGCGTGGTAGCTCCTGAGCGTGTTGGTCTTTGCGGTGCAGTAAGCTGGCTAGACGGTAAGGCTGCCTATGAAATTAACCCGCATGGCGCTAACCAGCCGATTCCTAAAGGCGCGGTTATCGATCCGGTTAAGGGTCAATGGGAATCCTTTAACGAGTATACTTTCTCAAATTCACAGCGCAGCGTAGAGAAGGTTAATTTCTATACCATTATGGAATACCCGATGACCTCCTGCGGTTGCTTTGAAGCTATCATGGCCATGGTGCCCGAGTGCAACGGCTTTATGGTGGTGCCTCGTGAGCACAGCGGAATGACTCCGTCCGGCATGACCTTCTCCACCTTAGCAGGTATGATGGGTGGCGGCGCTCAAATGCCCGGTTTCATGGGTATCGGTAAATCCTATCTGCTCTCCAAGAAATTTGTACCGGCTGACGGCGGAATGGCTCGCCTTGTTTGGATGCCTAAGGCCTTAAAGGATTTATTACGCGAAGGCCTCACCGAAAGAGCTATAGAAGAAGGACTTGGTGAAGATTTCGTTGATAAGATTGCAGATGAAACCATTGGTTCATCCGGTGAAGAAATCCTGCCGTTTCTTGAAGAAAAAGGACACCCGGCATTAACAATGGATTCACTCTTTTAAATAATATTTATATAAATTAATCAGTTATATATTTGTCGGAAAGATACTCTGTAATAAATAAAAACGCAGAGTGTCTTTCTGACATAACTATAAAACCGTAACTGTATATTAATCACGAAAGGAGACGGGAAAATGGGTTTAACAGGTTTAGACATTTTTAAACAATTACCAAAAACGAACTGTAAGGATTGTGGTCAGGCTACCTGCTTGGCTTTTGCCATGCAAATTGCTGCAGGTAAAGCGGGATTAGACGGATGTCCTCATGTAAGTTCAGCTGCCAAAGAGGCTTTGGAAGCTGCTTCAGCACCGCCGGTTGCACTGGTTAAGATTGGTACCGGTGAAAAAGAGATTCAGCTAGGTAATGAAACTGTACTGTTCCGTCATGACAAGCGTTTTGAACATCCGACAGCTATAACTATTTCCGTAAATGATACTGAAGATGTTGCTGCTAAGGTTCAAGCTGTTAATAAGCTTGTATTTGACCGCGTAGGCATGTTATTCAGCGTTAACATGGTTGCTGTTATAAATGCTTCCGGTGATGCTGCTAAGTTTGCAGATGCAGTAAAAACAGCACAAGAAAACACTGAGTTCCCTCTGGCTCTTTGCACTGAAGACGCTGCAGCAATGGGAGCGGCTCTGGAAGTTGCCGGTTCTAAGAAACCTTTAATTTATGCTGCTACAGCTGCTAACTATGAAGCTATGGCTGAATTGGC
Proteins encoded in this region:
- a CDS encoding AAA family ATPase; the encoded protein is MIILKLAISGKGGVGKTTISSALVKLFSKTHQNVYAIDADPDACLAAAVGIPDEAINNLKPMVEMKDVITSKTGEGVFYNLNPKVDDVIDDYSIKHNNIRFLRMGGIKKGGSSCYCRENTFLYAIVTSLLLDHNDVVILDMSAGIEHLSRGTAKGVDMMLVVVEPSRNSVNTAKSVQKMASDLGIKRVMIIGNKIRTEKDKEFIAGSFTNNEILGFIEFDENVWDNAMQEQVSVSSQKLLSDMEKIQQKIIKEVAG
- the acsB gene encoding acetyl-CoA decarbonylase/synthase complex subunit alpha/beta; its protein translation is MSEAINFDQIFEGAIEPGKEPKKLFKEAYEGTITALSYAEILLNQAIRTYGKDKQIGYPDTAYYLPVIRCLSGEEIKTLGDCVPVLNRMRAKIKEAKTFENARFWGEATWYAADIIEAVRYIQNTPESPLHVKPWTGFVGDPVVRSYGTKMVDWTIPGEAVILGRAKDSASAKKIVTSLMAKGLMLFLSDEIIEQCMEENVKLGIDYIAYPLGNFTQVVHAANYALRAGMMFGGIKPGDYEAQKDYQRRRVLAFILYLGEHDMVKTAAAMGAINVGFPVITDQVLPEDKQIPEWFISEPDYDKIVQVALEVRGVKITAIDIDVPIMVGPAFEGESLRKKDMFVEFGGQRTPGFELVRMAGDDIEDGTIELIGPDIDGLEPGTQLPIGIVVDVYGRKMQEDFEPVLERRVHYFTNYGEGLWHVAQRDLMWVRISKDAYAKGFRMRHIGDILYAKFKSEFSAIVDRIKITLITDEAKVLEMRDVARGYYAKRDARLKELTDEGVDTFYSCLLCQTFAPTHVCVVAPERVGLCGAVSWLDGKAAYEINPHGANQPIPKGAVIDPVKGQWESFNEYTFSNSQRSVEKVNFYTIMEYPMTSCGCFEAIMAMVPECNGFMVVPREHSGMTPSGMTFSTLAGMMGGGAQMPGFMGIGKSYLLSKKFVPADGGMARLVWMPKALKDLLREGLTERAIEEGLGEDFVDKIADETIGSSGEEILPFLEEKGHPALTMDSLF
- the cooS gene encoding anaerobic carbon-monoxide dehydrogenase catalytic subunit; its protein translation is MPRFKDTSLTCRPSDKAPRVVDPKNFRRSVDPAVLEMFDVAKEKGVITAFDRVVAQQPQCQFGYKGICCRICMMGPCRIKSDEGPGSRGICGASSWTIVARSVGVMILTGCASHGQHGNHISHTVHMVAEGHAPDYSIKDSAKLRRLCERYGIALESKDDMQLAKELSELALEEFSRLKGEGDSLWLTKNLTAARINKYKTHNVMPHGVHACISDLVTQAHVGMDNDPINLVFSAVRVGLADLQGKWVCTDMSDILFGTPKPVLSEANMGVLNKNKVNIILHGHNPLLSEMIVAAAREMEGEAKAAGAEGIQLSGICCTGNEVLMRQGVPICTSFSSQELAICTGAVDAMIVDVQCIMPGLAPVAECFHTKLITTTDLVKIPGTAHIELREESAMEDAKVIIAMAIEAFNERADRPVNIPQFKQKVVAGWSLEAILDVFASVNPENPIRVLNDAILSGEIKGVAAVIGCSNLKTMQDEAHIEIVKQMLKNDVFVVSGGCNAQACAKFGLMDPACIDEYCGDGLKSFFKRITEKANLQYGMPPVLHMGSCVDYSRMAEMVCRMADDLGVDVPKVPFIGSAPEAMSGKATSIGTWCVALGLPTQVGTMPPVEGCDLIYSVLTQVAGDVFGGYFILETDIEASWKKMLAALEYRTWKLRLHKSVAEDLETELCQLY